From one Anopheles cruzii chromosome 3, idAnoCruzAS_RS32_06, whole genome shotgun sequence genomic stretch:
- the LOC128270485 gene encoding ubinuclein-2, translated as MSDVKRVTLTTISDVVRRGGTGVPTAGNSATSSTIAGVGGGGGSLSAFELPSPSPQFGASGAATMFGGAAVGKEGTSGNGASGSGRTTKKQSTSVRLELNLFEPTADSFPQFNFSNLIREEQKRMKKLQKKHNDEANGFLSDPELDNDVARVARELELKYGSGTTYASKGKQARPSKLDYCDRGAGYDEEDSFIDNSEAYDELIPQEIETVGGGFYINSGQLEFKQLSNFERPDDVHRMPKPKKRALSTTSESSDDEPATSDSKTKKPPDSNQNAAMDKHGPNKDQPLQQLQPSVVIEDDKLSSAAPTGTDGKIDDEKPRLNGHISKKQKLNDANQPPKGSGMDLNVGEMAKPVPGAVIPIETSEKDGTDGTKCVKVAASNATPVGGVQMAKKEEATPGDVAGSAKVVKTTTVKDMLRAKRDSLRKMEQEKKGRSSGSSRVSSSEAEEDGDGGVDEEDDEDDENDEDDDEEEEDEDGQTVSDGSEKNSNESVSEVDIGSETDGSSRESVSEKDGEEKGMAACPASVITTVSSVATTTVTAATNGTVEQQNERKRKECKLPEDLHEQLRRDVEALKELARTHSANGGGKLNYFDSKVADLLLQIDAGARSSSAPNANGTRNAIFRHLEAHLSISRQSLQLKMKKIRLRRLESRSKAALGRLEGTINDMLPGILAKYELDCLKVQEMRAAQAASASVIINSSNGSGAAMANGEKGDHHPAQLRNPKKRFPWNERTRDLLWELYTNRLECFALQRPRNETEEEHVADYMRTKIVPLWPKGWIRYEDLQKELDRRKKALAKGGGPAVAGKIKASTILSPLTSPVLPGIESNTVNNGTASSEVLVMVGTSRTALSQSVSGTDCSPTPNLGTLHPGTASTSLPQLFVASVTSPNSSHKQRSSDHSISNIMNSPPLPPPAANDSKHSPGELGLESHVRKGDTMSSSGKEGLSGGRQHLSTIMYNRVSPGDGKLLHRRNSREEDSDSSIEIIAEYSMAGVGAGAGTSGKSLGMQTGPMVTGTSLPVLNKEKYKNLIAGKNKASQGSTELPTLIGLTAPAAQGTIVVASGSMKYPKNSPTGAVGSVSSSPAAAAALSFAIPSGAISGSPGGGGVMMATEVSGAVGSARFQDNTPTARDMEVQQIMKDLKEFQELQQQHITGGSSSNRKAADVSSLQPSQQQNARSSEYFIDCDMDVDELLFSINNYTYGGRKN; from the exons ATGTCGGATGTGAAACGTGTAACGCTAACCACGATTAGCGATGTGGTCAGACGGGGAGGGACGGGTGTCCCCACCGCCGGAAACTCGGCGACGTCGTCGACCATCGCtggcgttggcggtggcggtgggtcgCTGTCAGCATTCGAGCTGCCCTCGCCCAGTCCCCAGTTCGGGGCCTCAGGAGCCGCCACCAtgtttggtggtgctgctgtcgggAAGGAGGGCACCAGTGGCAACGGAGCAAGCGGTTCCGGCCGAACGACCAAGAAGCAATCCACCAGCGTGCGCCTGGAGCTGAACCTTTTCGAGCCAACCGCCGACAGCTTCCCGCAGTTCAACTTTTCCAACCTGATCCGCGAAGAGCAG AAACGTATGAAAAAGCTACAGAAAAAGCATAATGATGAAGCGAATGGATTCCTGTCCGATCCCGAGCTCGACAATGATGTGGCTCGGGTGGCTCGTGAACTTGAACTGAAATATGGCTCGGGGACGACCTACGCCAGCAAAGGCAAGCAAGCCCGGCCGTCCAAGCTGGATTATTGTGATCGTGGTGCGGGTTACGACGAGGAAGATTCTTTCATCGATAACTCCGAAGCG TACGATGAACTGATCCCTCAGGAGATTGAAACGGTTGGCGGTGGTTTCTACATCAACTCGGGTCAGCTGGAGTTTAAGCAACTGTCGAACTTTGAACGTCCGGATGATGTGCATCGcatgccgaagccgaagaagcgTGCACTTTCTACGACATCCGAGAGTAGTGACGACGAACCGGCCACATCGGATTCAAAAACTAAGAAACCACCGGATTCCAACCAAAACGCGGCCATGGACAAACATGGACCGAACAAAGACCAGCCGCTACAGCAACTTCAGCCCTCCGTAGTCATCGAGGATGACAAACTATCATCCGCCGCACCGACGGGCACCGACGGAAAGATTGACGATGAAAAACCCCGCCTTAATGGGCACATCTCGAAAAAGCAAAAGCTAAACGATGCCAACCAACCTCCGAAGGGATCGGGAATGGATTTGAATGTTGGCGAAATGGCAAAACCAGTGCCAGGGGCAGTGATCCCGATAGAGACCTCCGAAAAGGACGGTACCGATGGTACGAAATGCGTAAAAGTAGCCGCTTCAAACGCAACACCGGTCGGCGGTGtgcaaatggcaaagaaagaagaagCCACCCCGGGGGATGTCGCTGGAAGTGCGAAGGTGGTCAAGACCACGACAGTGAAGGATATGCTGCGTGCCAAACGGGACAGTTTGAGAAAGATGgagcaagaaaagaaaggcCGATCCAGTGGCTCGAGTCGCGTGTCTAGCTCCGAGGCCGAGGaagacggtgacggtggggtcgacgaggaagacgacgaggacgatgaaaatgatgaagatgacgacgaggaggaagaggacgaagaCGGTCAGACGGTCAGTGACGGGAGCGAGAAAAACTCAAACGAATCCGTCTCCGAGGTCGATATCGGTTCCGAAACGGACGGCAGTAGCCGTGAAAGTGTGAGCGAGAAGGATGGAGAGGAAAAAGGGATGGCCGCGTGTCCGGCCAGCGTTATCACCACCGTTTCCAGCGTCGCAACCACCACGGTAACGGCGGCgacaaacggaacggtcgaGCAACAGAACGAACGCAAACGAAAGGAGTGTAAACTGCCGGAAGACCTGCATGAGCAGCTGAGAAGGGATGTGGAAGCGTTAAAGGAACTCGCCCGAACTCATTCGGCCAATGGCGGTGGCAAGCTCAACTATTTCGACAGCAAAGTGGCCGATCTGTTACTGCAAATCGATGCCGGTGCACGCAGCTCCAGTGCACCGAATGCCAACGGCACCCGTAACGCCATCTTCCGTCATCTGGAGGCACACCTGTCCATCAGTCGGCAGTCGCTGCAGTTGAAGATGAAAAAGATTCGTCTCCGACGGCTTGAGAGTCGCTCGAAAGCGGCCCTCGGTCGCCTCGAGGGCACGATCAACGACATGCTGCCCGGGATTTTGGCCAAGTACGAGCTGGACTGTCTGAAGGTACAGGAAATGCGGGCGGCGCAGGCGGCATCGGCTTCGGTCATCATCAATAGCAGCAATGGCAGCGGTGCTGCAATGGCCAACGGAGAAAAAGGGGACCACCATCCCGCGCAGCTGCGCAACCCGAAGAAGCGCTTCCCGTGGAACGAGCGGACGCGCGATCTGCTTTGGGAACTCTACACCAACCGCTTGGAATGTTTCGCCTTGCAAAGGCCCCGCAATGAGACGGAGGAGGAGCACGTGGCGGACTATATGCGAACCAAGATCGTGCCCCTGTGGCCCAAAGGTTGGATACGGTACGAAGATCTGCAAAAGGAGCTTGATCGGCGGAAAAAAGCACTCGCCAAAGGTGGCGGCCCTGCGGTCGCCGGTAAGATTAAAGCGAGTACCATACTTTCGCCCCTGACCTCCCCTGTACTTCCGGGCATCGAGTCGAACACAGTCAATAATGGTACAGCGTCGTCAGAGGTGCTGGTAATGGTAGGGACTTCCCGAACGGCACTCTCGCAATCAGTGAGCGGTACGGATTGTTCGCCGACGCCAAATTTGGGCACGCTTCACCCCGGCACTGCCAGCACATCCTTGCCACAGTTGTTTGTGGCAAGCGTCACATCACCAAACTCTTCCCACAAACAGCGGTCCTCCGACCACAGCATTAGCAATATTATGAACTCTCCGCCCCTACCGCCACCCGCAGCCAACGACAGCAAACATTCGCCAGGTGAGCTCGGTCTCGAAAGCCACGTGAGAAAAGGGGACACAATGAGCTCTTCCGGTAAAGAAGGATTGTCCGGTGGCAGGCAACACCTTTCCACGATTATGTACAATCGGGTGTCCCCGGGCGATGGAAAGCTGCTGCACAGGAGAAACAGTCGCGAGGAAGACAGCGACAGTAGCATCGAAATTATAGCCGAGTACAGCATGGCGGGagttggtgctggtgctggcacATCTGGCAAGTCTCTGGGAATGCAAACGGGACCGATGGTTACCGGCACTAGTCTGCCGGTGTTGAATAAGGAAAAGTATAAAAATTTGATCGCCGGCAAGAACAAGGCAAGCCAAGGATCGACCGAGCTGCCAACGCTGATAGGCCTGACGGCGCCAGCTGCTCAGGGAACAATCGTTGTCGCTTCGGGGAGCATGAAGTATCCCAAAAATTCTCCCACAGGAGCCGTTGGATCCGTTTCCTCTTcgcctgcagcagctgctgcctTGTCGTTCGCGATACCGTCCGGTGCGATCAGTGGTtcgcctggtggtggtggtgtcatGATGGCTACAGAAGTGAGCGGAGCCGTCGGTAGCGCTCGTTTCCAGGATAACACACCGACTGCTCGCGATATGGAGGTGCAGCAGATAATGAAGGATCTCAAGGAATTTCAG GaactgcaacagcaacacattaccggcggcagcagcagcaatcgtaAAGCGGCGGATGTCTCATCATTACAACCGTCGCAGCAACAGAATG CCCGTTCATCGGAATACTTTATCGACTGTGATATGGATGTTGATGAATTGCTCTTCTCCATCAACAACTACACGTACGGTGGTCGGAAGAACTGA
- the LOC128272045 gene encoding protein D2-like: protein MEPRLRRRLWCAVRVSSVAALLVLAAGTVREVSSSPTSEAFERNHIVPDLVAKAPEGPLTVMYPAGAKVALGNELTPTEVKDKPALHWDAQADALYTVLMADPDAPSRSNPEMRSWKHWVVGNVPGAKIADGMVLADYIGSGPPQGTGLHRYVFLVYQQPSNVTFDEPILSSRNPNRGQWSVAEFAEKYMLGEPLAGNFYQAQYDDYVPELYASFTDS from the exons ATGGAACCGCGTCTGCGTCGGCGACTATGGTGCGCAGTTCGAGTGTCCAGCGTGGCGGCGCTCCTAGTACTGGCTGCTGGCACGGTCCGGGAGGTGTCCAGCAGTCCCACCAGTGAAGCCTTCGAGCGTAACCACATCGTGCCGGATCTGGTGGCGAAAGCCCCGGAAGGTCCGCTCACCGTCATGTACCCGGCCGGGGCGAAAGTGGCGCTCGGGAACGAGCTAACACCGACCGAGGTAAAGGATAAACCGGCGCTGCACTGGGATGCGCAAGCGGATGCGCTCTACACGGTGCTGATGGCCGATCCGGACGCTCCGTCGCGCAGCAATCCCGAGATGCGCTCCTGGAAGCACTGGGTGGTGGGCAACGTTCCCGGGGCAAAGATCGCCGACGGTATGGTGCTGGCTGACTACATCGGATCGGGACCACCGCAAGGTACCGGACTTCACCGGTACGTGTTTCTCGTCTACCAGCAGCCATCGAATGTGACCTTCGACGAACCAATCCTGTCCAGTCG CAATCCCAACCGTGGCCAGTGGTCGGTGGCGGAGTTTGCCGAGAAGTACATGCTGGGGGAACCGCTTGCCGGGAACTTCTACCAGGCCCAGTACGACGACTACGTGCCGGAACTGTACGCCAGCTTCACGGACTCGTGA
- the LOC128271810 gene encoding protein D3-like — protein MSDFVRDLHNHKIVPDVVPVPPESLLRVVYPGELRVNLGNVLTPTEVKQIPSVSWPGAEPAAYYTLVMTDPDAPSRTAPKFREWHHWLVVNIPGLDLAQGDTLSDYIGAAPPRKTGLHRYVFLLYRQNEKIYFKEPRLSNRSTQGRGKFSTHKFSEKYELGLPVAGNFFQAQFDDYVPKLYRQLGHFQNAF, from the exons ATGTCGGACTTTGTGCGCGATCTGCACAACCACAAAATAGTGCCGGACGTagtgccggtgccaccggagaGCCTGCTCCGGGTCGTTTATCCGGGAGAACTGCGGGTCAACCTTGGCAACGTCCTGACACCGACGGAAGTGAAGCAGATCCCGTCGGTCAGCTGGCCGGGGGCGGAACCGGCCGCCTACTACACGCTCGTCATGACCGATCCGGACGCGCCGAGCCGGACGGCGCCCAAGTTTCGCGAGTGGCACCACTGGCTGGTGGTGAACATCCCCGGGTTGGACCTGGCCCAGGGTGACACCCTGTCGGACTACATCGGGGCGGCTCCACCGCGCAAGACGGGCCTCCACCGGTACGTGTTCCTGTTGTACCGACAGAACGAAAAAATCTACTTCAAAGAGCCACGACTTTCGAACAG AAGCACCCAGGGAAGGGGCAAGTTTTCGACGCACAAGTTTTCGGAAAAGTACGAGCTGGGCCTACCGGTCGCGGGCAACTTCTTCCAGGCACAGTTCGACGACTACGTCCCGAAGCTGTACCGTCAGCTGGGACACTTTCAGAATGCGTTTTAG
- the LOC128270482 gene encoding protein D3-like — translation MLLTLVVIPVVIFLCSFELDASDILNDAHVYRSFAAYEVVPDVIDEAPDCWARVSFKSGRQAEGGNRLTPTQIRNPPVVTWNSNERALYTLIMTDPDVPSRDDPRFREYIHWAVGNIPGNDIDRGDLLVEYLGAVTARGTGLHRFVLLVFEHLQKLDFSPEPRISSRCGTVRRYFSTRNFTRKYELTNLYAGNFFQTHYDEYVPTLQAQLRECEDESSLNELNGSRTNGTVFGGT, via the exons ATGCTACTAACGCTAGTGGTGATCCCCGTGGTGATCTTTCTGTGCTCCTTCGAATTGGACGCGTCGGACATACTGAACGATGCGCACGTTTACCGATCGTTCGCCGCGTACGAGGTCGTGCCAGATGTAATCGATGAAGCACCGGACTGCTGGGCCCGAGTGTCGTTCAAAAGTGGCCGCCAGGCGGAAGGTGGCAATCGTCTAACGCCCACCCAAATCCGCAACCCACCGGTAGTGACGTGGAACTCGAACGAGCGCGCCCTCTACACGCTGATCATGACGGATCCGGATGTACCGTCTCGAGATGATCCTCGGTTCCGGGAGTATATACACTGGGCGGTCGGGAACATTCCAGGCAACGACATCGACCGGGGTGATTTGTTGGTGGAGTATCTGGGCGCCGTCACTGCGCGCGGTACGGGTCTGCATCGGTTCGTCCTGCTCGTTTTCGAACATCTACAAAAGCTGGACTTTTCTCCCGAGCCGCGGATTTCGAGCCGGTGTGGAACGGTTCGGCGCTACTTTTCGACGCGGAACTTTACGCGCAAGTACGAGCTGACCAACCTTTACGCGGGTAACTTTTTCCAGACGCACTACGACGAGTATGTGCCCACGCTGCAGGCGCAACTGCGAGAATGTGAGGATGAAA GTTCGCTGAACGAACTGAATGGATCGCGCACCAACGGTACCGTATTTGGGGGCACGTGA
- the LOC128272227 gene encoding protein D3-like — translation MTRPSWVSVLFGLCLVLGARSDVTSTAANMTDIQQVFAHHEVIPDVVDVAPKESAKISYPSGVTVQGGNELRPAQVKDQPKVEWAADPNKFYTLFMVDPDAPSRKEPKLREIGHWLVGNIPGNRVEDGDHMYAFVGSGPPSGSGLHRYVFLVYEQPAGRIDFSQAPRVSNRSRNHRVSYKHREFVKQYGLGTLVAGNFYQAQYDDYVPTLHAQLSSGTE, via the exons ATGACTCGGCCATCGTGGGTATCAGTTTTGTTTGGGCTGTGTTTGGTGCTGGGCGCTCGGAGTGACGTAACATCGACAGCAGCGAACATGACCGACATTCAACAGGTTTTTGCCCACCATGAGGTGATTCCCGACGTGGTGGACGTAGCACCGAAGGAGTCAGCGAAG ATATCTTACCCGAGTGGCGTGACCGTTCAGGGTGGCAATGAGCTTCGCCCGGCCCAGGTCAAGGACCAACCGAAAGTTGAGTGGGCCGCCGATCCGAACAAGTTCTACACGCTGTTTATGGTCGATCCGGATGCACCGAGCCGCAAGGAGCCGAAGCTCCGCGAGATTGGCCACTGGCTCGTGGGCAACATACCCGGCAACCGGGTGGAGGACGGTGACCACATGTACGCGTTCGTCGGATCCGGACCCCCCAGCGGTTCCGGACTGCACCGGTACGTGTTCCTGGTGTACGAGCAGCCCGCGGGTCGCATCGATTTCTCGCAGGCTCCCCGCGTGTCCAACCGGAGTCGTAACCATCGCGTCAGCTACAAGCACCGGGAGTTTGTGAAGCAGTACGGCCTCGGAACGCTGGTCGCCGGTAACTTCTACCAGGCACAGTACGACGATTACGTTCCAACGCTGCACGCGCAGCTCTCATCCGGTACGGAGTAG
- the LOC128275144 gene encoding atlastin produces the protein MEVEARPVQVVETGEDHSFVLNEEALSEILMQPSVKDRAIVVVSVAGAFRKGKSFLLDFFLRYMYAKYVHKQSVLEWLGDEDEPLSGFSWRGGSERDTTGILMWSDIFLHDRANGEKLAIILMDTQGAFDSQSTVRDCATVFALSTMLSSVQIYNLSQNIQEDDLQHLQLFTEYGRLALADSGKKPFQRLQFLVRDWSFPYEAEYGAQGGQVILQRRLEVSDRQHPELQSLRRHITSCFTEIACFLMPHPGLTVAINPSFDGRLSDITPEFKQSLRELVPMLLGPHNLIVKEINGQKVKARDLVQYFKSYMAIYKGNELPEPKSMLVATAEANNLTAVAAAKEIYTQLMEDVCGGTKPYLSTGHLDSEHSRIKEKAMHQFSSKRKMGGEEFSEKYREKLEQDLDVTFETFRAHNESKNIFKAARTPAVYFAIAVVMYILSGIFGLVGLYTFANFANLIMGVALLTLATWAYIRYSGELGDFGVRLDEIASMLWENIMKPIYQSCMEKGIQHVATHATEYAISGGGAPSANSGRRQLNGKVKHS, from the exons ATGGAAGTCGAAGCACGACCTGTGCAGGTGGTGGAGACGGGCGAAGATCACAGCTTTGTGCTGAACGAGGAAGCCCTGTCAGAGATCCTGATGCAGCCCAGCGTTAAGGACCGGGCGATCGTGGTGGTGTCCGTAGCTGGCGCCTTCCGAAAGGGTAAAAGTTTTCTGCTCGACTTCTTTCTGCGCTACATGTACGCTAAG TATGTGCATAAACAGAGTGTTTTGGAATGGTTGGGCGATGAAGACGAGCCACTGTCCGGGTTCTCGTGGCGTGGTGGCAGCGAACGCGACACTACCGGTATTCTGATGTGGTCCGACATTTTCCTGCACGAccgagcgaacggcgaaaag CTAGCGATCATACTAATGGACACACAGGGCGCGTTCGACAGTCAGAGCACGGTGAGGGACTGTGCGACCGTGTTCGCCCTGAGCACAATGCTCTCGTCCGTGCAGATCTACAACCTGTCACAAAACATCCAAGAAGATGACCTACAGCACTTGCAG CTTTTCACAGAGTATGGCCGCCTGGCGCTGGCCGATTCGGGCAAAAAACCGTTTCAGCGATTGCAGTTTCTCGTGCGCGACTGGAGTTTTCCATACGAGGCCGAGTATGGGGCGCAAGGCGGTCAGGTGATCCTGCAACGAAGGCTTGAAGTGTCGGACCGACAGCACCCGGAGTTGCAGTCACTGCGGCGACACATTACCTCCTGTTTCACCGAGATCGCCTGCTTCCTGATGCCACACCCCGGTCTCACGGTCGCAATCAATCCCAGTTTCGATGGGCGGCTGTCAGACATTACGCCCGAGTTCAAGCAAAGCCTCCGGGAGctggtgccgatgctgctcGGGCCGCACAACTTGATCGTGAAGGAAATCAACGGCCAGAAGGTGAAAGCGCGCGATCTGGTGCAATACTTCAAATCGTACATGGCGATCTACAAGGGCAACGAGCTGCCGGAACCGAAGAGCATGCTGGTGGCAACGGCCGAAGCGAACAAcctgacggcggtggcggccgccaaaGAGATCTACACGCAGCTCATGGAAGATGTGTGCGGTGGCACCAAACCGTACCTCAGTACGGGCCACCTGGACTCGGAACACAGTCGTATCAAGGAGAAAGCAATGCATCAG TTTTCCTCGAAGCGAAAAATGGGCGGCGAAGAATTTTCGGAAAAGTACCGCGAAAAGCTGGAACAAGATTTGGACGTCACGTTCGAGACGTTCCGGGCGCacaatgaaagcaaaaacatcttCAAAGCAGCCCGGACACCGGCCGTCTACTTTGCCATCGCCGTGGTCATGTACATCCTGAGCGGCATCTTCGGCCTAGTGGGGCTCTACACGTTTGCCAACTTTGCCAATCTCATCATGGGTGTTGCACTGCTCACCCTCGCGACCTGGGCCTACATCAG GTACAGCGGCGAGCTGGGTGATTTCGGTGTACGGTTAGACGAGATAGCGAGCATGCTGTGGGAAAAT ATTATGAAACCGATCTATCAATCGTGTATGGAGAAGGGTATCCAGCACGTAGCAACTCACGCAACGGAATACGCTATaagcggtggtggcgctccTTCGGCCAATTCCGGAAGACGCCAGCTAAACGGCAAAGTGAAGCACTCTTGA
- the LOC128272193 gene encoding ATP-binding cassette sub-family G member 5 — MELRKMSTAKQQQLQQHHHQREDRRYSMPHGMHGTLPPGATDDLHAWSIYRQNLNSDFADSALGSSDKSPKPYGSQYHRDTAIHNHPRYGPKQNPINSNMYTYLKFGLPRVFPPNGGQPMSNGRPNGRNSSKANGRGRVNRGYRDSNGPGPGSSGYDSSDNETNRGRVPANLRKYRSESDFRAIGATNSRPSSRAQGIPLAALKQANSRASIAGTHVYNPYATNLRHHNLRSQSEADLLAEWDYDDSPTYGETRLYPEDIYTTQSRRHSLAGLVYPNIQVHCLDVLPGLRGVSLQAKAGDLFAIMATSQREGTALVEALAGVRQRMGGEILVNGQQVNRRILRQLCGYVPALDSAPLDPRMSVQSTLSFAAALRGPYDRSDLKDRIDILVEDLGLTAVRSANVSRLTHSEKQRLNVACQLLTQASILLLDQTTINMDIFDTFFLVEYLRQWCSAGRIVVMTLQPPTFEILSMCSGVLLLSGGRTVYSGSRADLPRHMGQLGYPCPPFKNPADYYLDLVTLDDLSAAALLESSARIESLANSWDHVNAEPPLAAPVANLPEPTRSAGFFSQINALAKRYMSYKQPGSLLTWISRLILAAILSLFIGCIFWDVPATDPQLNLNDRLGYHHCMMMVALWPLLLLQIRDVQEDRRHAEKDLKLGLYGRFLYIVIQGTLSVMPSLCIWLAYLLPAHSMAGLYSYTTNNDTGIYLYMGYMLLYLMAIQTIVLFIAHLVPCGITATIVTTLVQLLMASAGGYAIHVANTPEYLRWVELLTPQKWLTPLLTENEYSAETLVSITSQQQCRNKQVQYTEIIVQQPCPPPNGTFVLADHQLLPRDHILDPADMYTSTVLGLLMTCIVFFALTMFVFLVNCQSLLRKKKPRNGKRV; from the exons atGGAACTGCGCAAAATGAGCACggccaagcagcagcagcttcagcagcaccaccatcagcgcGAAGATCGCCGATACTCGATGCCGCACGGAATGCACGGAACACTTCCGCCCGGTGCCACCGACGATCTGCACGCCTGGTCCATCTACCG ACAAAATTTGAACTCCGACTTTGCGGACTCGGCCCTCGGTTCGTCGGACAAATCGCCCAAACCGTACGGCTCACAGTACCACCGGGACACCGCGATCCACAACCACCCTCGGTACGGCCCGAAACAGAACCCGATCAACTCGAACATGTACACCTACCTCAAGTTTGGGCTACCGCGGGTTTTCCCACCGAACGGAGGCCAACCGATGTCGAACGGGCGTCCGAATGGGCGCAACTCCTCCAAAGCGAACGGGCGCGGCCGGGTGAACCGAGGCTACCGGGACAGCAACGGACCGGGACCTGGCTCTTCCGGGTACGATAGCAGCGATAACGAAACAAACCGAGGTCGTGTGCCAGCTAATCTAAG GAAGTACCGCAGTGAGTCAGACTTTCGCGCGATCGGCGCCACCAACTCCCGGCCGAGCTCCCGGGCCCAAGGTATTCCGCTGGCCGCACTCAAGCAGGCCAACAGCAGGGCCAGCATAGCGGGAACGCACGTGTACAACCCATACGCGACCAACTTGCGGCACCACAATCTTCGTTCGCAGAGCGAAGCGGATCTGCTGGCCGAGTGGGACTACGACGATTCGCCGACGTACGGCGAGACGCGCCTCTACCCGGAGGACATCTACACCACGCAGAGCCGGCGCCACTCGCTGGCCGGCCTGGTGTACCCCAACATCCAGGTGCACTGCCTCGATGTGCTCCCCGGACTGCGCGGGGTTTCGCTGCAGGCAAAAGCGGGCGATCTGTTCGCCATCATGGCCACGTCACAGCGGGAAGGCACGGCACTGGTCGAAGCGCTGGCCGGCGTACGGCAGCGGATGGGCGGTGAGATCTTGGTCAATGGGCAGCAGGTTAACCGACGCATCCTGCGTCAACTGTGCGGTTACGTGCCTGCCCTCGATTCGGCCCCACTCGATCCGCGGATGAGCGTCCAGAGTACGCTGTCGTTCGCGGCGGCCCTGCGTGGGCCGTATGATCGCAGCGACCTGAAGGACCGCATCGACATCTTGGTGGAGGATCTCGGCTTGACGGCGGTCCGGTCGGCGAACGTGTCCCGGTTGACGCACTCGGAAAAGCAAAGACTGAACGTGGCCTGCCAGCTGCTGACGCAGGCGTCGATACTGCTACTGGACCAGACCACGATCAACATGGACATCTTCGATACGTTCTTCCTCGTCGAGTATCTGCGCCAGTGGTGTAGTGCCGGGCGTATCGTCGTCATGACCCTGCAGCCGCCAACGTTCGAGATTCTGTCGATGTGCTCCggggtgttgctgctgtctgGGGGGCGCACCGTGTACTCGGGCAGCCGGGCCGATCTGCCACGCCATATGGGCCAGCTGGGGTATCCGTGTCCACCGTTTAAAAATCCCGCCGACTACTACCTGGACCTGGTGACGCTGGACGACCTGTCGGCGGCCGCCCTGCTTGAGTCGTCCGCGCGCATCGAATCGCTCGCCAACTCGTGGGACCACGTCAACGCCGAACCACCGCTGGCGGCACCGGTCGCCAACCTACCAGAGCCGACACGGAGCGCCGGCTTCTTTAGCCAGATCAATGCCCTTGCCAAGAG GTACATGTCCTACAAGCAGCCCGGATCGCTGCTCACGTGGATCAGTAGGCTGATTCTTGCCGCAATCCTGTCCCTGTTCATCGGTTGCATCTTCTGGGACGTACCGGCTACGGATCCGCAGCTCAATCTGAACGATCGTCTCGG CTATCACCActgcatgatgatggtggcgttgtggccgctgctgttgctgcagatCCGCGACGTGCAGGAGGATCGCCGGCACGCGGAGAAAGACCTGAAGTTGGGCCTCTATGGTCGCTTCCTCTACATCGTCATCCAGGGAACGCTGAGCGTGATGCCGAGTTTGTGCATATGGTTGGCGTACCTCTTGCCCGCCCACAGCATGGCCGGACTGTACTCCTACACGACCAACAACGACACTGGCATCTATTTGTACATGG GTTACATGCTGCTCTACCTGATGGCCATACAGACGATAGTGCTGTTCATTGCACATCTCGTGCCTTGCGGAATCACGGCAACGATAGTCACAACGCTCGTGCAGCTGCTCATGGCTTCCGCCGGCGGATATGCCATCCACGTGGCAAACACTCCCGAGTACCTGCGATGGGTCGAGCTGCTCACGCCACAGAAATGGCTCACCCCACTGCTGACCGAGAACGAGTACAGTGCGGAAACGCTGGTCAGCATCACCAGCCAGCAACAGTGTCGAAATAAACAG GTTCAGTACACGGAGATCATCGTACAGCAGCCGTGCCCACCACCGAACGGCACCTTCGTCCTTGCCGACCACCAGCTACTGCCGCGCGATCACATCCTAGACCCGGCCGACATGTACACTTCCACCGTGCTCGGGCTCCTGATGACCTGCATCGTGTTCTTCGCCCTCACCATGTTCGTCTTCCTGGTCAACTGCCAGTCACTGctgcggaaaaagaaaccccgaAACGGCAAGCGCGTGTAA